The proteins below are encoded in one region of Brachyspira intermedia PWS/A:
- a CDS encoding ATP-binding cassette domain-containing protein produces the protein MKINNLIANNIINLNKNIDFDKSISISGLSGSGKTTFCKVVSDESLKRIVTLLPKVEYRFLFSEFLKTNFSAQNITNIPLTFFLEKTSTSSNVRSTVGTYTPIFKTIRSLFAKKYKCPSEFFSFNNSKFWCKKCKGRGYNAMVECKECNSERYSDEIKKYTITCHDKEYNIIDFNKMNIFKLIELSDELGFNKSIKKMLDNMIKLNIGYLSLDRIVSTLSGGETTRLLLSEFITYSVNSLIIADELSIGLDEDSLYNMLEQIGDLSNNNQLWLIDHNNIVINSTQEKIYFGPKSGKYGGKIVDESPRPKEEFFEINESEAKDYYVFSDLEKRNLKIKELKIPENRLISIVGESGCGKSTLVNDCISSVFNKLYKNAKLILIGQNRNQSITSKSTIETFLDIKNNLSKIKDLNKNAPIEDIINMIDTNEKAYKYLSSLIDLGLGYLNLNRKIQTLSTGEFQCVHLISELFIDLNKKTLFIFDEPSKGLSQNILNKFMKYIHNILNNKNITVIMIEHNSYIIKLSDFIIDFGKRTDNIISHLNILSNSKYHDNKKKNNKNIMIKSSISNKSGIEYLKDEEVEDYFKKSENIFKGGILKNISQTARWIYGDYFSDEVIPEIAIDFESQLYSKNTFLYETLGIVNRIISLGDNVLIDDIDIFDYYNEENLCKCCRGNSVIDSFNINNIIKNKDSNLWNDLFEDDIMKALKNYNFQKIKFLFKEIKKDSKLDLNKDFSKMNPDEINTFLYGYWKTDFYDSDKKTRRYWKGIIFLIKKYMKQSKSKLKEIINSSKEEIICPICNGSILGHNNKFYIKNKDIRDILSSSISENMNILSDIEPINSVIDILGKDIKLNYDVSNLPQDKQAKLKLLEIYYSSFYGFYIVLKNINPFKDYAKKIIENIAINNKVIICDYKNINDTKENILNNDFSNYKINSFVYELFGFKKISTEINKIIKSYPCEHCNGKKLIREEGVFEGIDAYEVPCDICGETGISEKGLKQIIDGYSVDTWINGTISDVIKNNINIKDIKDIKIYSKIKDLNKKELMNLLNYLKEK, from the coding sequence ATGAAAATTAATAATCTAATAGCAAATAACATAATAAATTTAAATAAAAATATTGATTTTGATAAATCAATTTCTATATCAGGGCTTTCTGGTTCAGGAAAAACTACATTTTGTAAAGTAGTAAGTGATGAGTCTTTAAAACGTATAGTTACTCTTTTACCAAAGGTAGAATATAGATTTTTATTTTCTGAATTTCTCAAAACAAACTTTTCTGCTCAAAATATTACTAATATACCATTAACTTTTTTTTTAGAAAAAACTTCTACCTCTTCAAATGTTAGATCAACAGTTGGAACTTATACACCTATATTTAAAACTATAAGAAGTTTATTTGCTAAAAAATATAAATGCCCTTCTGAATTTTTCTCATTTAATAATTCTAAATTTTGGTGTAAAAAATGCAAAGGAAGAGGCTATAATGCAATGGTGGAATGTAAAGAATGTAATTCTGAAAGATATTCTGATGAAATAAAAAAATATACTATAACTTGTCATGATAAAGAATATAATATTATTGATTTTAATAAAATGAATATATTTAAATTGATAGAGTTATCTGATGAATTGGGTTTTAATAAAAGTATTAAGAAAATGCTTGATAATATGATAAAATTGAATATTGGATATTTATCATTAGATAGAATAGTTAGTACATTATCAGGCGGTGAAACTACAAGATTATTATTATCAGAATTTATTACATACTCTGTCAATTCTCTTATAATAGCAGATGAATTATCTATAGGATTAGATGAAGATAGTCTATATAATATGCTTGAACAGATTGGTGATCTATCAAACAATAATCAATTATGGCTTATAGATCATAATAATATAGTTATTAATTCAACACAAGAAAAAATTTATTTTGGACCAAAAAGCGGAAAATACGGAGGAAAAATAGTAGATGAATCTCCTAGACCAAAAGAAGAATTTTTTGAAATAAATGAGTCTGAAGCAAAAGATTATTATGTTTTCAGCGATTTAGAAAAACGTAATTTAAAAATAAAAGAATTAAAGATTCCTGAAAACAGACTAATATCAATAGTTGGAGAATCAGGATGCGGAAAATCTACTCTTGTAAATGATTGCATATCGTCTGTTTTTAATAAATTATACAAAAATGCAAAACTAATTTTAATAGGTCAAAATAGAAATCAATCTATAACTTCCAAGTCCACTATTGAAACATTTTTGGATATAAAAAATAATCTATCAAAAATTAAAGATTTGAATAAAAATGCCCCTATAGAAGACATTATAAACATGATAGATACAAATGAGAAGGCATATAAATACCTATCTTCTTTAATAGATTTAGGTTTAGGTTATCTGAATTTAAACAGAAAAATACAAACTCTATCTACAGGTGAATTCCAGTGTGTGCATTTAATTTCAGAATTATTTATAGATTTGAATAAAAAAACTCTATTCATATTTGACGAACCTTCAAAAGGTCTTTCACAAAATATTTTAAATAAATTCATGAAATATATACATAATATATTGAACAATAAAAATATCACTGTAATTATGATAGAACATAATAGCTATATAATAAAACTAAGTGATTTCATAATAGATTTTGGTAAAAGAACAGATAATATAATATCTCACTTAAATATACTTTCTAATTCAAAATACCATGATAATAAAAAGAAAAATAATAAAAATATTATGATAAAATCATCAATTTCTAATAAATCTGGAATAGAGTATTTAAAAGATGAAGAAGTTGAAGATTATTTTAAAAAATCAGAAAATATATTTAAAGGAGGAATATTAAAGAATATATCACAAACTGCTAGATGGATATATGGTGATTATTTTTCAGATGAAGTCATACCTGAAATAGCAATAGATTTTGAAAGTCAGCTTTACAGTAAAAATACATTTTTATATGAAACATTAGGTATAGTAAACAGAATTATTTCTTTGGGGGATAATGTTCTTATAGATGATATAGATATTTTTGATTATTATAATGAAGAAAATTTATGTAAATGCTGCCGCGGAAATTCAGTAATAGATTCTTTTAATATAAATAACATTATAAAAAATAAAGATTCAAATCTTTGGAATGATCTATTTGAAGATGATATAATGAAAGCATTAAAAAATTATAATTTTCAAAAAATAAAATTTTTATTTAAAGAAATAAAAAAAGATTCTAAATTGGATTTGAATAAAGATTTTTCAAAAATGAACCCTGATGAAATAAATACTTTTTTATACGGATATTGGAAAACAGATTTTTATGATTCAGACAAAAAGACTAGAAGATATTGGAAAGGAATAATTTTCTTAATAAAAAAATATATGAAACAGTCTAAGAGCAAATTAAAGGAAATTATAAATAGTTCTAAAGAAGAAATAATATGTCCTATATGTAATGGCAGTATATTAGGTCATAATAATAAATTTTATATAAAGAATAAAGATATAAGAGATATTTTATCTTCTAGTATATCAGAAAATATGAACATATTATCTGATATAGAGCCTATAAATAGTGTAATAGATATACTAGGCAAAGATATAAAATTAAATTATGATGTATCTAATTTGCCTCAGGATAAGCAGGCTAAATTAAAATTATTAGAAATATACTACTCTAGTTTTTACGGATTTTATATAGTACTAAAAAATATAAATCCATTTAAAGATTATGCAAAGAAAATAATAGAAAATATAGCAATAAATAATAAAGTTATAATTTGTGATTATAAAAACATTAATGACACTAAAGAAAATATACTAAACAATGATTTTTCAAATTATAAAATTAATTCATTTGTTTATGAATTATTTGGATTTAAAAAAATATCAACTGAAATTAATAAAATAATAAAAAGCTATCCATGTGAACATTGTAATGGAAAAAAATTAATTAGAGAAGAAGGAGTCTTCGAAGGTATAGATGCATATGAAGTACCTTGTGACATATGCGGTGAAACAGGTATATCGGAAAAGGGGTTAAAACAAATAATAGATGGATATTCTGTAGATACTTGGATTAATGGAACTATATCTGATGTTATAAAAAATAACATTAATATAAAAGACATAAAAGATATAAAAATTTATTCTAAAATTAAAGATTTAAATAAAAAAGAATTAATGAATTTACTGAATTATTTAAAGGAAAAATAA
- a CDS encoding DUF2971 domain-containing protein, with the protein MLLCKFNELFYSKKYDECIKFLEDEKKNNQNDQNEINYYISKVYYQLALLSDENEKKSFFDKIEKLLQNNTYDKSKKLLALVYNEESSYDKAIEIYNEIINNGNDKDYKYHVYKANALHNKYNNNNDDLNKIIYDYKRAMNSDSEDIYTNAFIGYCNVIISKCICEKEINSFFDIFEDTKILDKYSNIININFIVHNIIFYLDKVNDKFDNSFTNIIDKICNLDIIWEKEEYFNYIVKPDVNNIYEYKKLWILQYIMLDLLSVRKKGNIDKLCTYISIDVFMKLYKENKSKLKMFSVSRVNDYREGKIINDILYKKEININYDEMENNFGVKKKNISFAALQTSFTRVRDSLTMFRLYGKNTKYSKDDKNEGTGVCLVFNKNFFDVFFKNPSTPISDKKNNVLPIYSIMYYDHYENKLIFNQTPSNYQAIEIGLNETNNYKWNNDNSLKEEEKLKNRIGYIFNKIFEIFIKNNTEREKLKILYKLLINIQYLIKDAAFVEEQEMRILQVAEMSDNDVQYDEDSKTLYKDYLNIFDRDALREVIIGPKVKDPVSLIEGFQKDLENDIRTPYGLKFTISKAPLA; encoded by the coding sequence ATGCTATTATGTAAATTTAATGAATTATTTTATAGTAAAAAATATGATGAATGTATAAAATTTCTAGAAGATGAGAAAAAAAATAATCAAAATGATCAAAATGAAATAAACTATTATATATCTAAAGTATATTACCAATTAGCTTTACTTTCAGATGAAAATGAAAAAAAATCTTTTTTTGATAAAATAGAAAAATTATTACAAAATAATACATATGATAAATCTAAAAAATTACTAGCATTAGTATATAATGAGGAGTCATCATATGATAAGGCAATAGAAATATATAATGAGATAATAAATAATGGTAATGATAAAGATTATAAATATCATGTATATAAAGCAAATGCATTACATAATAAATATAACAATAATAATGATGATCTAAATAAAATTATTTATGATTATAAAAGAGCTATGAATAGTGATAGCGAAGATATATATACAAATGCTTTTATAGGATATTGTAATGTTATTATATCTAAATGTATATGCGAAAAAGAGATTAATAGTTTTTTTGATATATTTGAAGATACAAAAATTTTAGATAAGTATAGTAATATTATAAATATAAATTTCATTGTTCATAATATAATATTTTATTTAGATAAAGTAAATGATAAATTTGATAATAGTTTTACAAATATTATAGATAAAATTTGTAATCTTGACATTATATGGGAAAAAGAAGAATATTTTAATTATATTGTTAAACCAGATGTAAATAATATATATGAATATAAAAAATTATGGATATTGCAGTATATTATGCTTGATTTATTATCTGTAAGAAAAAAAGGAAATATAGATAAATTATGTACATATATATCCATAGATGTATTTATGAAATTATATAAAGAAAATAAATCTAAATTAAAAATGTTCAGCGTATCAAGAGTTAATGATTATAGAGAAGGTAAAATAATTAATGATATATTATATAAAAAAGAAATAAATATAAATTATGATGAAATGGAAAATAATTTTGGTGTAAAAAAGAAAAATATATCATTTGCTGCTTTACAAACTTCTTTTACAAGAGTCAGAGATTCTCTAACTATGTTTAGATTATATGGTAAAAACACTAAATACAGCAAAGATGATAAAAATGAGGGAACAGGTGTTTGTTTAGTATTTAATAAAAATTTTTTTGATGTGTTTTTTAAAAATCCATCTACACCTATATCAGATAAAAAAAATAATGTTTTACCTATTTACAGTATTATGTATTATGACCATTATGAAAATAAATTAATATTCAATCAAACTCCTTCTAATTATCAGGCTATAGAAATAGGTTTAAATGAAACAAACAATTATAAGTGGAATAATGATAACAGTCTTAAAGAAGAAGAAAAATTAAAAAATAGAATAGGGTATATATTTAATAAAATTTTTGAAATTTTTATAAAAAACAATACAGAAAGAGAAAAATTAAAAATTTTATATAAATTATTAATTAATATACAATATCTTATAAAAGATGCGGCTTTTGTAGAAGAACAGGAAATGAGAATTTTGCAAGTGGCAGAAATGTCAGATAATGATGTTCAATATGATGAAGATAGTAAAACTCTATACAAAGATTATTTAAATATATTTGATAGAGATGCATTAAGAGAAGTTATAATAGGTCCAAAAGTGAAAGATCCTGTTTCATTAATTGAAGGATTTCAAAAAGATTTAGAAAATGATATTAGAACTCCTTATGGATTAAAATTTACTATTTCAAAAGCACCTCTTGCTTAA
- a CDS encoding radical SAM protein yields MLTYDLKVGYSCNNRCKHCVIADSSDKLADNNINIDLTTEECLKQIDDQVKNGINKIVLTGGEVTIRKDFDTLINKCVENNLSITIQTNGRRLNNDFILNSIKDVDDIKFVVALHGAKSNTHDTITCVKGSFDETCKGISAIIDYKKILILKVVISKINAEELPDIVTLANSLGVKYICFAFPHGQGNARKNFEEVIPKYSYLQPILDKVVSNSIKYKINIEFEAIPFCILHKYMHLVGELKYLKSEEICSQVHEEVFDWNEIRHSIKRKGDNCQKCALYSICEGPWSEYVEAFGSDELKPIIVSEEQKNKILEALKQFTF; encoded by the coding sequence ATGTTAACATACGATTTAAAAGTTGGATATTCATGCAACAACAGATGTAAGCATTGTGTTATAGCTGACAGCAGTGATAAACTTGCAGATAATAATATAAATATAGATTTAACTACAGAAGAATGTTTAAAACAAATAGATGATCAAGTAAAAAATGGAATCAATAAAATAGTTTTGACCGGCGGAGAAGTTACAATAAGAAAAGATTTTGATACTTTGATAAATAAATGCGTTGAAAATAATTTATCTATAACAATACAAACAAATGGAAGAAGATTAAATAATGATTTTATTTTAAATTCAATAAAAGATGTAGATGATATAAAATTTGTTGTGGCATTGCATGGAGCAAAATCAAATACTCATGATACAATCACTTGTGTAAAAGGAAGTTTTGATGAAACTTGCAAAGGTATTTCAGCAATTATTGATTATAAAAAAATTCTTATATTGAAAGTAGTAATATCCAAAATAAATGCTGAGGAACTTCCAGATATTGTTACTCTTGCAAATAGTTTAGGAGTAAAATACATATGCTTTGCTTTCCCACATGGACAAGGAAATGCTAGGAAGAATTTTGAAGAGGTTATACCAAAATATTCTTATTTGCAGCCTATTTTAGATAAAGTCGTTTCCAATTCAATAAAATATAAAATTAATATAGAATTTGAAGCAATTCCTTTTTGTATACTTCATAAATACATGCATTTAGTAGGAGAATTAAAATATTTAAAAAGTGAAGAAATATGTTCTCAAGTACATGAAGAAGTTTTTGATTGGAATGAAATAAGACATTCTATAAAAAGAAAAGGAGATAATTGCCAAAAATGTGCGTTATATTCCATATGCGAAGGACCTTGGTCTGAATATGTAGAAGCTTTTGGTAGTGATGAATTAAAACCTATAATTGTTTCAGAAGAACAAAAAAATAAAATATTAGAAGCATTAAAACAATTTACATTTTAA
- a CDS encoding radical SAM protein, protein MDKGITLILNLVGNACNMNCSYCYEHDTIKYDTINNLNIAKINDVKEFLSSFIDYHHIHILFHGGEPLLYGKDLIKDILKFIKTNFLNKYTIQIQTNGLLIDDDFINIFLDYNVQLSISLDPIGDMDLRKANNFEYRKVVISNISKYIKKIDTIGIVSVAHKYNINYFKEFIDELINYKIKFLTINKIRYSTHNTDYYITEKEYNKMLKEILIYWINNKKYKSIDIQPFISLLTDSKICIYSSDNNKCKYFKTFYNKEYNTEYCSHIISNKMPNVDKKCLECYIYDWCGGGCLVDQKDETFCESRKDFKLFLDKIKL, encoded by the coding sequence ATGGATAAAGGTATTACTTTAATACTTAATCTAGTTGGTAATGCATGTAATATGAATTGTTCATACTGTTATGAACATGATACAATTAAATATGATACTATAAATAATTTAAATATAGCTAAAATAAACGATGTTAAAGAGTTTTTATCTAGCTTTATTGATTATCATCATATACATATATTATTTCATGGTGGTGAACCATTATTATATGGAAAAGATCTTATAAAAGATATTTTAAAATTTATAAAAACTAATTTTCTAAATAAATATACTATACAGATACAAACTAATGGTTTATTAATAGATGATGATTTCATTAATATTTTTCTTGATTATAATGTACAATTATCAATATCACTTGACCCTATAGGAGATATGGACTTAAGAAAAGCTAATAATTTTGAATATAGGAAAGTAGTTATTTCAAATATTTCAAAATATATAAAAAAAATAGATACTATAGGAATAGTATCTGTTGCTCACAAATATAATATAAATTATTTTAAAGAATTTATAGATGAACTAATAAATTATAAAATAAAATTTTTAACTATTAATAAGATAAGATATTCAACTCATAATACAGATTATTATATAACAGAAAAAGAATATAATAAAATGCTAAAAGAGATTTTGATATATTGGATAAATAACAAAAAATACAAATCTATAGATATACAGCCATTTATATCTTTATTAACTGACAGTAAAATATGTATTTATTCGTCTGATAATAATAAATGTAAATATTTTAAAACTTTTTATAATAAAGAATATAACACTGAATATTGCAGCCATATTATTTCAAATAAAATGCCAAATGTTGACAAGAAATGTTTGGAATGTTATATTTATGATTGGTGCGGTGGCGGATGTTTAGTCGATCAAAAAGATGAAACCTTTTGTGAATCTAGAAAAGACTTTAAATTATTTTTGGATAAAATAAAACTATGA